One part of the Arabidopsis thaliana chromosome 1 sequence genome encodes these proteins:
- a CDS encoding ATP binding microtubule motor family protein codes for MEEKQKSLSPPPCPSTVTVRRNPPRRARATPFTTTTKPPLSSLACAKPHDVPTFPIDEILSIQIPQSEPKPAIAESLKIFLRIKPLRTFTKVTTTTKSRPRNVWPQNPSKKNNAKENRNPEITKKVRKKDEEACITLNDSYSVTLTPPQSLQELKRSKTEVYEGFSHVFPADCSQNDVYDKMVQPLLEDFMKGKSGMLAALGPSGSGKTHTVFGSLKDPGIVPITLRQIFKKNDESCSGSLRSFNLSIFEICSERGKGEKAYDLLGGESSELSVQQSTIRGLKEVPIQNLEEAESLIGQAMLKRATATTNSNSQSSRSQCIINIRASCNGFSNETKLQSSDAMLTIVDLAGAEREKRTGNQGERLVESNFINNTSMVFGQCLRSLLEYQKNRKKGLQKHHQNSLLTRYLRDYLEGKKRMALILTVKAGEEDYLDTSYLLRQASPYMKIKFDNTEEPCNKRQLKTFPRAEKNKKIKLSAPKTSQIEENFQGERCQISQEVNLQGKKADPTDRSSPRLEHVAQDKNEREHIIMRNFSKVLWNVLKQCNEKLKVAEGEIFTLKDSLRREQLKSLGLETELISLKSSCLAQPCIPEVEVIVNAKEHFEVDAALTNERNVDDDSCNLIKARREAGAEESSETPVPKVVRNVDDDSCNLIEARREAGSEESSKSPVPNVRNVDVDSCNLINPRREASTEESSESPVLSKNVKDAELVPCHLSSENDAEPRQSVNSEENVGIPSTITHVEAEVTDFQRDQNQDDPTPSPEQVEVSQDCINSGLSNVQTKSAISRRFPDSEKQERNRRLLPASSRSLTEEMNDLEIKDIQTEKQQVKTTNTRVQKKAVSIQGQETEVPPREAEPASTKKQKNGQKPKRRLQPASSVLLTREINTLEIEDDIAEPKVNRGGKKTTVSQPRSQGSVTLLRLLTNNLHL; via the exons atgGAGGAGAAACAGAAAAGTCTCAGTCCTCCGCCGTGTCCTTCCACTGTAACAGTGCGACGGAATCCTCCGAGGAGAGCTAGAGCAACGCCGTTTACTACTACAACTAAGCCACCTCTCTCCTCTTTAGCCTGCGCGAAACCCCACGACGTTCCTACTTTTCCGATCGACGAGATTCTCTCTATCCAAATCCCACAATCCGAACCAAAACCAGCGATTGCAGAGAGTTTGAAGATTTTCCTGAGAATCAAACCATTGAGAACTTTCACCAAGGTTACGACCACCACGAAGAGCAGACCTAGAAATGTGTGGCCACAGAATCCTTCGAAGAAGAACAACGCGAAAGAGAATAGAAATCCGGAGATTACGAAGAAGGTTAGGAAGAAGGACGAAGAAGCTTGTATTACTCTCAACGATTCTTATTCAGTTACGTTAACTCCGCCTCAATCGTTGCAAGAGCTGAAACGAAGTAAGACTGAGGTATACGAAGGGTTTTCTCATGTTTTCCCGGCGGATTGTTCTCAG AACGATGTGTATGATAAAATGGTTCAACCTTTGTTGGAGGATTTCATGAAAGGGAAAAGTGGAATGTTGGCGGCGTTGGGACCTAGCGGCTCGGGGAAGACTCATACGGTCTTTGGAAGTTTGAAGGATCCTGGAATTGTGCCAATTACACTCcgtcaaattttcaaaaagaacGATGAGAGTTGTTCTGGATCTTTGAG GTCATTTAACTTGTCGATATTTGAAATATGTTCTGAACGAGGGAAAGGGGAGAAAGCATATGATTTGCTAGGTGGTGAAAGCTCTGAATTGTCTGTTCAGCAATCAACCATCAGGGGTTTGAAAGag GTTCCAATCCAGAATCTGGAAGAAGCAGAGTCTTTAATTGGACAGGCAATGCTGAAACGTGCAACGGCTACAACAAACTCCAACAGCCAATCAAG TCGCTCACAATGCATCATCAACATACGAGCATCATGCAATGGCTTTTCCAACGAAACAAAATTGCAGTCTAGTGATGCTATGCTGACAATAGTGGACCTGGCGGGAgcagaaagagagaaaagaacaGGAAATCAG GGAGAAAGGTTGGTTGAGAGTAATTTCATCAATAATACATCCATGGTTTTCGGTCAATGTTTACGG TCACTGTTGGAGTACCAGAAGAACCGAAAGAAGGGATTGCAGAAACATCATCAAAATTCTTTG TTAACAAGGTACTTGCGAGATTACCTAGAGGGGAAAAAGAGGATGGCTTTG ATTTTAACTGTCAAAGCAGGGGAAGAGGATTATCTTGATACCTCCTATCTTTTGAGACAAGCATCACCGTATATGAAAATCAA atttgatAACACTGAGGAACCTTGCAACAAGAGACAGCTCAAGACATTTCCAAGAgctgaaaaaaacaagaagattaaACTTAGTGCTCCCAAGACTTCCCAA attgaagaaaattttcaagGCGAGAGATGCCAAATTTCTCAGGAAG TGAATTTGCAGGGAAAGAAGGCTGATCCAACAGACAGATCATCTCCGAGGCTGGAACATGTTGCCCAGGATAAAAATGAGCGAGAGCACATCATTATGCGGAATTTCTCTAAAGTCTTATGGAATGTTTTGAAGCAGTGCAACGAGAAACTAAAA GTTGCTGAAGGTGAAATTTTCACTCTCAAGGATAGCCTTCGAAGAGAACAGCTAAAATCTCTTGGATTGGAGACAGAGTTGATCAGTCTCAAGTCCTCTTGTCTGGCACAGCCATGTATACCTGAGGTAGAAGTCATTGTAAATGCAAAAGAACACTTTGAGGTTGACGCGGCTTTGACTAATGAA AGGAATGTCGATGACGATTCTTGCAATCTTATAAAGGCCAGAAGAGAAGCTGGAGCAGAAGAATCCAGCGAGACTCCTGTGCCTAAAGTGGTA AGGAATGTCGATGATGATTCTTGCAACCTTATCGAGGCAAGAAGAGAAGCTGGCTCAGAAGAATCCAGCAAGTCTCCTGTCCCTAATGTG AGAAATGTCGATGTTGATTCTTGCAACCTTATCAATCCCAGAAGAGAAGCCAGCACAGAAGAATCCAGCGAGTCTCCTGTGCTAAGCAAAAAT GTGAAAGATGCTGAACTTGTTCCATGTCACTTGTCTTCTGAGAATGATGCAGAGCCAAGA CAATCTGTTAATTCTGAAGAAAATGTGGGGATTCCTTCTACGATTACTCATGTTGAAGCTGAAGTTACCGACTTTCAAAGAGATCAG AATCAAGATGATCCAACACCTTCACCAGAACAAGTTGAAGTTAGTCAAGATTGCATCAACAGCGGGCTGTCTAACGTTCAAACAAAATCCGCAATATCCCGCAGATTTCCAGATTCAGAGAAGCAAGAAAG AAACAGAAGACTGTTGCCAGCGTCATCCAGGTCGCTAACTGAGGAAATGAATGACTTGGAGATAAAAGATATCCAGACTGAGAAACAACAG GTTAAAACCACCAACACTCGTGTTCAAAAGAAAGCAGTATCAATCCAAGGTCAGGAAACTGAAGTCCCTCCCCGTGAAGCAGAACCTGCATCAACTAAGAAACAGAAGAATGGacagaaaccaaaaag GAGACTCCAACCTGCTTCTTCTGTGTTATTAACAAGAGAAATAAACACCTTGGAGATAGAGGATGATATCGCCGAGCCAAAG GTGAACAGAGGTGGAAAGAAGACGACAGTGTCACAACCGAGAAGCCAAGGGAGTGTCACTCTCCTCCGCCTCCTCACAAACAACCTTCATCTCTAA
- a CDS encoding ATP binding microtubule motor family protein (ATP binding microtubule motor family protein; FUNCTIONS IN: microtubule motor activity, ATP binding; INVOLVED IN: microtubule-based movement; LOCATED IN: chloroplast; CONTAINS InterPro DOMAIN/s: Kinesin, motor region, conserved site (InterPro:IPR019821), Kinesin, motor domain (InterPro:IPR001752); BEST Arabidopsis thaliana protein match is: P-loop containing nucleoside triphosphate hydrolases superfamily protein (TAIR:AT5G60930.1); Has 10625 Blast hits to 10139 proteins in 419 species: Archae - 2; Bacteria - 255; Metazoa - 4769; Fungi - 1373; Plants - 1690; Viruses - 3; Other Eukaryotes - 2533 (source: NCBI BLink).) — protein sequence MEEKQKSLSPPPCPSTVTVRRNPPRRARATPFTTTTKPPLSSLACAKPHDVPTFPIDEILSIQIPQSEPKPAIAESLKIFLRIKPLRTFTKVTTTTKSRPRNVWPQNPSKKNNAKENRNPEITKKVRKKDEEACITLNDSYSVTLTPPQSLQELKRSKTEVYEGFSHVFPADCSQNDVYDKMVQPLLEDFMKGKSGMLAALGPSGSGKTHTVFGSLKDPGIVPITLRQIFKKNDESCSGSLRSFNLSIFEICSERGKGEKAYDLLGGESSELSVQQSTIRGLKEVPIQNLEEAESLIGQAMLKRATATTNSNSQSSRSQCIINIRASCNGFSNETKLQSSDAMLTIVDLAGAEREKRTGNQAIDFGLPGTDPYFILFLMPTIPLTMNTRYLLAVTVGVPEEPKEGIAETSSKFFGSLTRYLRDYLEGKKRMALILTVKAGEEDYLDTSYLLRQASPYMKIKFDNTEEPCNKRQLKTFPRAEKNKKIKLSAPKTSQIEENFQGERCQISQEVNLQGKKADPTDRSSPRLEHVAQDKNEREHIIMRNFSKVLWNVLKQCNEKLKVAEGEIFTLKDSLRREQLKSLGLETELISLKSSCLAQPCIPEVEVIVNAKEHFEVDAALTNERNVDDDSCNLIKARREAGAEESSETPVPKVRNVDDDSCNLIKARREAGAEESSESPVLSVLRNVDDDSCNLIEARREAGSEESSKSPVPNVRNVDVDSCNLINPRREASTEESSESPVLSKNVKDAELVPCHLSSENDAEPRQSVNSEENVGIPSTITHVEAEVTDFQRDQNQDDPTPSPEQVEVSQDCINSGLSNVQTKSAISRRFPDSEKQERNRRLLPASSRSLTEEMNDLEIKDIQTEKQQVKTTNTRVQKKAVSIQGQETEVPPREAEPASTKKQKNGQKPKRRLQPASSVLLTREINTLEIEDDIAEPKVNRGGKKTTVSQPRSQGSVTLLRLLTNNLHL from the exons atgGAGGAGAAACAGAAAAGTCTCAGTCCTCCGCCGTGTCCTTCCACTGTAACAGTGCGACGGAATCCTCCGAGGAGAGCTAGAGCAACGCCGTTTACTACTACAACTAAGCCACCTCTCTCCTCTTTAGCCTGCGCGAAACCCCACGACGTTCCTACTTTTCCGATCGACGAGATTCTCTCTATCCAAATCCCACAATCCGAACCAAAACCAGCGATTGCAGAGAGTTTGAAGATTTTCCTGAGAATCAAACCATTGAGAACTTTCACCAAGGTTACGACCACCACGAAGAGCAGACCTAGAAATGTGTGGCCACAGAATCCTTCGAAGAAGAACAACGCGAAAGAGAATAGAAATCCGGAGATTACGAAGAAGGTTAGGAAGAAGGACGAAGAAGCTTGTATTACTCTCAACGATTCTTATTCAGTTACGTTAACTCCGCCTCAATCGTTGCAAGAGCTGAAACGAAGTAAGACTGAGGTATACGAAGGGTTTTCTCATGTTTTCCCGGCGGATTGTTCTCAG AACGATGTGTATGATAAAATGGTTCAACCTTTGTTGGAGGATTTCATGAAAGGGAAAAGTGGAATGTTGGCGGCGTTGGGACCTAGCGGCTCGGGGAAGACTCATACGGTCTTTGGAAGTTTGAAGGATCCTGGAATTGTGCCAATTACACTCcgtcaaattttcaaaaagaacGATGAGAGTTGTTCTGGATCTTTGAG GTCATTTAACTTGTCGATATTTGAAATATGTTCTGAACGAGGGAAAGGGGAGAAAGCATATGATTTGCTAGGTGGTGAAAGCTCTGAATTGTCTGTTCAGCAATCAACCATCAGGGGTTTGAAAGag GTTCCAATCCAGAATCTGGAAGAAGCAGAGTCTTTAATTGGACAGGCAATGCTGAAACGTGCAACGGCTACAACAAACTCCAACAGCCAATCAAG TCGCTCACAATGCATCATCAACATACGAGCATCATGCAATGGCTTTTCCAACGAAACAAAATTGCAGTCTAGTGATGCTATGCTGACAATAGTGGACCTGGCGGGAgcagaaagagagaaaagaacaGGAAATCAG GCCATTGATTTTGGACTCCCTGGAACTGACCCTTATTTTATCCTCTTTTTGATGCCTACCATTCCACTAACCATGAACACTCGGTATTTGTTGGCAGTCACTGTTGGAGTACCAGAAGAACCGAAAGAAGGGATTGCAGAAACATCATCAAAATTCTTTGGTAGC TTAACAAGGTACTTGCGAGATTACCTAGAGGGGAAAAAGAGGATGGCTTTG ATTTTAACTGTCAAAGCAGGGGAAGAGGATTATCTTGATACCTCCTATCTTTTGAGACAAGCATCACCGTATATGAAAATCAA atttgatAACACTGAGGAACCTTGCAACAAGAGACAGCTCAAGACATTTCCAAGAgctgaaaaaaacaagaagattaaACTTAGTGCTCCCAAGACTTCCCAA attgaagaaaattttcaagGCGAGAGATGCCAAATTTCTCAGGAAG TGAATTTGCAGGGAAAGAAGGCTGATCCAACAGACAGATCATCTCCGAGGCTGGAACATGTTGCCCAGGATAAAAATGAGCGAGAGCACATCATTATGCGGAATTTCTCTAAAGTCTTATGGAATGTTTTGAAGCAGTGCAACGAGAAACTAAAA GTTGCTGAAGGTGAAATTTTCACTCTCAAGGATAGCCTTCGAAGAGAACAGCTAAAATCTCTTGGATTGGAGACAGAGTTGATCAGTCTCAAGTCCTCTTGTCTGGCACAGCCATGTATACCTGAGGTAGAAGTCATTGTAAATGCAAAAGAACACTTTGAGGTTGACGCGGCTTTGACTAATGAA AGGAATGTCGATGACGATTCTTGCAATCTTATAAAGGCCAGAAGAGAAGCTGGAGCAGAAGAATCCAGCGAGACTCCTGTGCCTAAAGTG AGGAATGTCGATGATGATTCTTGCAACCTTATCAAGGCAAGAAGAGAAGCTGGAGCAGAAGAATCCAGCGAGTCTCCTGTGCTTAGTGTGCTA AGGAATGTCGATGATGATTCTTGCAACCTTATCGAGGCAAGAAGAGAAGCTGGCTCAGAAGAATCCAGCAAGTCTCCTGTCCCTAATGTG AGAAATGTCGATGTTGATTCTTGCAACCTTATCAATCCCAGAAGAGAAGCCAGCACAGAAGAATCCAGCGAGTCTCCTGTGCTAAGCAAAAAT GTGAAAGATGCTGAACTTGTTCCATGTCACTTGTCTTCTGAGAATGATGCAGAGCCAAGA CAATCTGTTAATTCTGAAGAAAATGTGGGGATTCCTTCTACGATTACTCATGTTGAAGCTGAAGTTACCGACTTTCAAAGAGATCAG AATCAAGATGATCCAACACCTTCACCAGAACAAGTTGAAGTTAGTCAAGATTGCATCAACAGCGGGCTGTCTAACGTTCAAACAAAATCCGCAATATCCCGCAGATTTCCAGATTCAGAGAAGCAAGAAAG AAACAGAAGACTGTTGCCAGCGTCATCCAGGTCGCTAACTGAGGAAATGAATGACTTGGAGATAAAAGATATCCAGACTGAGAAACAACAG GTTAAAACCACCAACACTCGTGTTCAAAAGAAAGCAGTATCAATCCAAGGTCAGGAAACTGAAGTCCCTCCCCGTGAAGCAGAACCTGCATCAACTAAGAAACAGAAGAATGGacagaaaccaaaaag GAGACTCCAACCTGCTTCTTCTGTGTTATTAACAAGAGAAATAAACACCTTGGAGATAGAGGATGATATCGCCGAGCCAAAG GTGAACAGAGGTGGAAAGAAGACGACAGTGTCACAACCGAGAAGCCAAGGGAGTGTCACTCTCCTCCGCCTCCTCACAAACAACCTTCATCTCTAA
- a CDS encoding ATP binding microtubule motor family protein, translating into MEEKQKSLSPPPCPSTVTVRRNPPRRARATPFTTTTKPPLSSLACAKPHDVPTFPIDEILSIQIPQSEPKPAIAESLKIFLRIKPLRTFTKVTTTTKSRPRNVWPQNPSKKNNAKENRNPEITKKVRKKDEEACITLNDSYSVTLTPPQSLQELKRSKTEVYEGFSHVFPADCSQNDVYDKMVQPLLEDFMKGKSGMLAALGPSGSGKTHTVFGSLKDPGIVPITLRQIFKKNDESCSGSLRSFNLSIFEICSERGKGEKAYDLLGGESSELSVQQSTIRGLKEVPIQNLEEAESLIGQAMLKRATATTNSNSQSSRSQCIINIRASCNGFSNETKLQSSDAMLTIVDLAGAEREKRTGNQGERLVESNFINNTSMVFGQCLRSLLEYQKNRKKGLQKHHQNSLLTRYLRDYLEGKKRMALILTVKAGEEDYLDTSYLLRQASPYMKIKFDNTEEPCNKRQLKTFPRAEKNKKIKLSAPKTSQIEENFQGERCQISQEVNLQGKKADPTDRSSPRLEHVAQDKNEREHIIMRNFSKVLWNVLKQCNEKLKVAEGEIFTLKDSLRREQLKSLGLETELISLKSSCLAQPCIPEVEVIVNAKEHFEVDAALTNERNVDDDSCNLIKARREAGAEESSETPVPKVRNVDDDSCNLIKARREAGAEESSESPVLSVLRNVDDDSCNLIEARREAGSEESSKSPVPNVVRNVDVDSCNLINPRREASTEESSESPVLSKNVKDAELVPCHLSSENDAEPRQSVNSEENVGIPSTITHVEAEVTDFQRDQNQDDPTPSPEQVEVSQDCINSGLSNVQTKSAISRRFPDSEKQERNRRLLPASSRSLTEEMNDLEIKDIQTEKQQVKTTNTRVQKKAVSIQGQETEVPPREAEPASTKKQKNGQKPKRRLQPASSVLLTREINTLEIEDDIAEPKVNRGGKKTTVSQPRSQGSVTLLRLLTNNLHL; encoded by the exons atgGAGGAGAAACAGAAAAGTCTCAGTCCTCCGCCGTGTCCTTCCACTGTAACAGTGCGACGGAATCCTCCGAGGAGAGCTAGAGCAACGCCGTTTACTACTACAACTAAGCCACCTCTCTCCTCTTTAGCCTGCGCGAAACCCCACGACGTTCCTACTTTTCCGATCGACGAGATTCTCTCTATCCAAATCCCACAATCCGAACCAAAACCAGCGATTGCAGAGAGTTTGAAGATTTTCCTGAGAATCAAACCATTGAGAACTTTCACCAAGGTTACGACCACCACGAAGAGCAGACCTAGAAATGTGTGGCCACAGAATCCTTCGAAGAAGAACAACGCGAAAGAGAATAGAAATCCGGAGATTACGAAGAAGGTTAGGAAGAAGGACGAAGAAGCTTGTATTACTCTCAACGATTCTTATTCAGTTACGTTAACTCCGCCTCAATCGTTGCAAGAGCTGAAACGAAGTAAGACTGAGGTATACGAAGGGTTTTCTCATGTTTTCCCGGCGGATTGTTCTCAG AACGATGTGTATGATAAAATGGTTCAACCTTTGTTGGAGGATTTCATGAAAGGGAAAAGTGGAATGTTGGCGGCGTTGGGACCTAGCGGCTCGGGGAAGACTCATACGGTCTTTGGAAGTTTGAAGGATCCTGGAATTGTGCCAATTACACTCcgtcaaattttcaaaaagaacGATGAGAGTTGTTCTGGATCTTTGAG GTCATTTAACTTGTCGATATTTGAAATATGTTCTGAACGAGGGAAAGGGGAGAAAGCATATGATTTGCTAGGTGGTGAAAGCTCTGAATTGTCTGTTCAGCAATCAACCATCAGGGGTTTGAAAGag GTTCCAATCCAGAATCTGGAAGAAGCAGAGTCTTTAATTGGACAGGCAATGCTGAAACGTGCAACGGCTACAACAAACTCCAACAGCCAATCAAG TCGCTCACAATGCATCATCAACATACGAGCATCATGCAATGGCTTTTCCAACGAAACAAAATTGCAGTCTAGTGATGCTATGCTGACAATAGTGGACCTGGCGGGAgcagaaagagagaaaagaacaGGAAATCAG GGAGAAAGGTTGGTTGAGAGTAATTTCATCAATAATACATCCATGGTTTTCGGTCAATGTTTACGG TCACTGTTGGAGTACCAGAAGAACCGAAAGAAGGGATTGCAGAAACATCATCAAAATTCTTTG TTAACAAGGTACTTGCGAGATTACCTAGAGGGGAAAAAGAGGATGGCTTTG ATTTTAACTGTCAAAGCAGGGGAAGAGGATTATCTTGATACCTCCTATCTTTTGAGACAAGCATCACCGTATATGAAAATCAA atttgatAACACTGAGGAACCTTGCAACAAGAGACAGCTCAAGACATTTCCAAGAgctgaaaaaaacaagaagattaaACTTAGTGCTCCCAAGACTTCCCAA attgaagaaaattttcaagGCGAGAGATGCCAAATTTCTCAGGAAG TGAATTTGCAGGGAAAGAAGGCTGATCCAACAGACAGATCATCTCCGAGGCTGGAACATGTTGCCCAGGATAAAAATGAGCGAGAGCACATCATTATGCGGAATTTCTCTAAAGTCTTATGGAATGTTTTGAAGCAGTGCAACGAGAAACTAAAA GTTGCTGAAGGTGAAATTTTCACTCTCAAGGATAGCCTTCGAAGAGAACAGCTAAAATCTCTTGGATTGGAGACAGAGTTGATCAGTCTCAAGTCCTCTTGTCTGGCACAGCCATGTATACCTGAGGTAGAAGTCATTGTAAATGCAAAAGAACACTTTGAGGTTGACGCGGCTTTGACTAATGAA AGGAATGTCGATGACGATTCTTGCAATCTTATAAAGGCCAGAAGAGAAGCTGGAGCAGAAGAATCCAGCGAGACTCCTGTGCCTAAAGTG AGGAATGTCGATGATGATTCTTGCAACCTTATCAAGGCAAGAAGAGAAGCTGGAGCAGAAGAATCCAGCGAGTCTCCTGTGCTTAGTGTGCTA AGGAATGTCGATGATGATTCTTGCAACCTTATCGAGGCAAGAAGAGAAGCTGGCTCAGAAGAATCCAGCAAGTCTCCTGTCCCTAATGTGGTA AGAAATGTCGATGTTGATTCTTGCAACCTTATCAATCCCAGAAGAGAAGCCAGCACAGAAGAATCCAGCGAGTCTCCTGTGCTAAGCAAAAAT GTGAAAGATGCTGAACTTGTTCCATGTCACTTGTCTTCTGAGAATGATGCAGAGCCAAGA CAATCTGTTAATTCTGAAGAAAATGTGGGGATTCCTTCTACGATTACTCATGTTGAAGCTGAAGTTACCGACTTTCAAAGAGATCAG AATCAAGATGATCCAACACCTTCACCAGAACAAGTTGAAGTTAGTCAAGATTGCATCAACAGCGGGCTGTCTAACGTTCAAACAAAATCCGCAATATCCCGCAGATTTCCAGATTCAGAGAAGCAAGAAAG AAACAGAAGACTGTTGCCAGCGTCATCCAGGTCGCTAACTGAGGAAATGAATGACTTGGAGATAAAAGATATCCAGACTGAGAAACAACAG GTTAAAACCACCAACACTCGTGTTCAAAAGAAAGCAGTATCAATCCAAGGTCAGGAAACTGAAGTCCCTCCCCGTGAAGCAGAACCTGCATCAACTAAGAAACAGAAGAATGGacagaaaccaaaaag GAGACTCCAACCTGCTTCTTCTGTGTTATTAACAAGAGAAATAAACACCTTGGAGATAGAGGATGATATCGCCGAGCCAAAG GTGAACAGAGGTGGAAAGAAGACGACAGTGTCACAACCGAGAAGCCAAGGGAGTGTCACTCTCCTCCGCCTCCTCACAAACAACCTTCATCTCTAA